The Chryseobacterium nakagawai genome has a segment encoding these proteins:
- a CDS encoding sensor histidine kinase produces MNLSFRFARAFTILVFFVLITGFAILYFAFERATMRSAILKLEDLNAYVANKLKYDPDYDYLTAHRQTQVKILPSTSHYTKEKIITEKYIWNKSIQSYINKITVVTYPVIHQKKYAITSVRYITIIENNFLVSIIMVVAWIMVFLIILTIIVSVLVSKKILEPFYHAMDEIKKFSLRDSRSMNLMETQTEEFKSLNTFLKKMSESSKKDYHLLEELSENTSHELQTPLASIKGKIELLMDSELSENQLITLSSMNDELDRLSSINQSLILLAKLDHFEKKDVHLLNFSTLLKERLCYFEDLFEIQNLTVTKDIKEEVFLDFDKNLATIVINNLINNSKRHNVHDGKISIILTEASLQISNTGNPPSIPTEELFKRFKRGNPNQNSIGIGLALVKKILEIYNTEIYYHFENNLHTIKVNLPKQTTD; encoded by the coding sequence ATGAATTTAAGTTTTCGTTTTGCCAGAGCATTTACCATTCTTGTATTTTTTGTCCTTATTACGGGATTTGCTATTCTTTATTTTGCTTTCGAAAGAGCAACCATGCGATCAGCCATTCTTAAACTCGAAGATTTGAATGCGTATGTGGCTAACAAACTTAAATACGATCCTGATTATGACTATCTTACAGCTCACAGACAAACCCAGGTAAAAATTCTTCCTTCTACTTCCCATTATACAAAAGAAAAAATCATTACAGAAAAATACATCTGGAATAAAAGTATTCAGTCATATATCAACAAAATTACAGTGGTTACTTATCCTGTAATTCATCAAAAAAAATACGCCATAACAAGTGTACGGTACATTACAATTATTGAAAACAATTTTTTGGTTAGTATCATCATGGTTGTCGCATGGATTATGGTATTTCTTATTATTCTCACCATTATTGTCAGTGTTTTAGTTTCCAAAAAAATTCTTGAGCCTTTTTATCATGCGATGGACGAGATCAAAAAGTTCAGTTTGAGAGACAGCCGCTCCATGAATTTAATGGAGACTCAAACAGAAGAATTTAAATCGCTGAATACATTTCTCAAAAAAATGTCTGAAAGCTCTAAAAAAGATTATCATTTATTGGAAGAATTATCAGAAAATACTTCTCATGAATTACAGACTCCTTTAGCCTCTATCAAAGGAAAAATAGAACTCTTAATGGATAGTGAACTTTCGGAAAACCAACTCATCACGCTTTCATCAATGAATGATGAACTGGACAGGCTATCATCAATCAATCAGTCTCTTATCCTTTTAGCAAAATTGGATCATTTTGAAAAAAAAGATGTACATCTTCTCAATTTTTCCACATTATTAAAGGAAAGGCTCTGCTATTTTGAAGATCTGTTTGAAATTCAAAACCTGACAGTGACAAAAGATATCAAGGAAGAGGTATTTCTTGATTTTGATAAGAACCTGGCAACCATTGTCATCAATAACCTCATCAATAATTCTAAAAGACACAATGTACATGATGGAAAAATCTCTATAATTCTTACAGAAGCATCCTTACAGATTTCAAATACCGGAAATCCACCTAGTATTCCTACGGAGGAATTGTTTAAAAGATTCAAGCGCGGAAACCCTAATCAAAACTCTATTGGGATAGGTTTGGCACTTGTGAAGAAGATTTTGGAGATTTACAACACAGAAATCTATTATCATTTTGAGAATAATCTACATACAATAAAAGTAAATCTCCCAAAACAAACCACTGATTAA
- a CDS encoding porin codes for MKKRLIILCVLVMQYSYCQDTISIKKTTEENSLEKTPLDIGELKVKLNSKGDQWIKFGISSQIWLRSIENNPGTSVNGVSQEQTYDAGIRRMRLTIQSQLTPYYSVFLQMGINNQSFISGGGTGTGNNGAGKKAPFFFHDAYNELAIIPRNNFHTGKPNKNTLYLGAGLHSWNGVSRLTSASTTKMLAGDIPIFNFPSIEIADQFSRQLGVFIHGELNRLNYRFSVNKPFATNLKPVVEGPSVDNNQSGKLSYSGYAFYQFFTKETTVTSFLAGNNLAAKKVLNIGAGFYTSKDATQSQPSENVFKSHPANIFGADVYSEIPLGNKSKEMGLTLYSVYYNYNYGPNYLRMSGLLNPGTPDPLFTGQRAMEGAGNNRVLMGTGNIWFSQAGFVIPKFSKVLKIQSFFNYALKNMEALNQSGSYYDIGANFYLYGQNARIVAQYSSRPLYDIASKTIFDRKGEFLLSLQIVL; via the coding sequence ATGAAAAAACGACTCATTATTTTATGTGTACTCGTCATGCAATACAGCTATTGCCAGGATACGATCAGTATCAAAAAAACTACCGAGGAAAATTCTTTAGAGAAAACTCCTCTGGACATTGGAGAGCTAAAAGTAAAGCTCAACTCTAAAGGCGATCAATGGATTAAATTTGGTATTTCCAGCCAGATCTGGCTTCGAAGTATTGAAAATAATCCGGGCACCAGTGTCAATGGGGTATCCCAGGAACAAACTTATGATGCTGGAATCCGGAGAATGAGGTTAACAATTCAAAGTCAATTGACTCCCTATTATTCTGTCTTCCTGCAAATGGGGATTAATAATCAGAGTTTTATTTCAGGCGGGGGAACCGGAACTGGTAATAATGGGGCTGGAAAAAAAGCACCATTCTTTTTCCATGATGCCTATAATGAGCTGGCTATTATCCCAAGAAATAATTTTCACACAGGAAAACCCAATAAGAATACTCTTTATCTGGGAGCAGGTTTGCATTCATGGAATGGGGTTAGCCGCCTTACCAGTGCCAGTACTACCAAAATGCTTGCAGGTGATATTCCAATTTTTAATTTTCCTTCCATTGAAATTGCGGATCAGTTTTCCAGACAACTGGGAGTATTTATCCACGGAGAGCTCAACAGGCTTAACTACAGATTCAGCGTCAATAAACCTTTTGCTACCAACTTGAAACCTGTGGTTGAAGGACCTTCAGTAGACAATAATCAAAGTGGAAAATTATCTTACTCCGGATATGCCTTTTATCAGTTCTTTACTAAAGAAACAACTGTCACTTCTTTTTTAGCCGGAAATAACCTCGCAGCGAAAAAAGTTCTGAATATCGGAGCCGGGTTCTATACAAGTAAAGATGCTACACAAAGCCAGCCTTCAGAAAATGTTTTTAAATCTCATCCCGCCAATATTTTTGGAGCTGACGTCTATTCGGAAATACCCTTAGGCAATAAAAGCAAGGAAATGGGACTTACACTCTATTCGGTATATTATAATTACAATTATGGTCCCAATTATTTAAGAATGAGTGGACTTCTTAATCCCGGCACTCCAGATCCTTTATTTACAGGGCAACGAGCAATGGAAGGAGCCGGAAATAACAGAGTGTTGATGGGAACGGGAAACATCTGGTTTTCACAGGCAGGTTTTGTTATTCCGAAATTCAGTAAAGTGCTAAAAATTCAGTCTTTCTTTAATTACGCTCTTAAAAATATGGAGGCTCTCAACCAAAGCGGAAGCTATTATGATATAGGCGCCAATTTTTATTTATATGGTCAGAATGCAAGAATTGTTGCTCAATATAGCAGCAGGCCATTATATGATATCGCATCCAAAACTATTTTTGACAGAAAAGGTGAATTTCTTCTGTCACTGCAAATTGTACTTTAA
- a CDS encoding MFS transporter, whose translation MNTTPINTAQRIKAIVGGSIGNLVEWYDWYAYAAFAIYFSNSFFPDSDLNAQLMNTAGIFAVGFLMRPIGGWLFGSIADKIGRKRAMTLSVLLMSFGSLLIALTPTYETIGIMAPIMLLIARLLQGLSVGGEYGVSATYLSEMATEDRRGFYSSFQYVTLIGGQLIALGIQLILQKLLLTEAQLEDWGWRIPFVIGAMLSIIALYLRANLHETEAFENKKELNEKKKGTIKELLNHPKALLTVVGLTLGGTLAFYTYTTYMQKFLVNTVHLSKEQSTLISFISLFIFACLQPVFGGLSDRIGRRPLLLGFGILGTVCTVPLLTALSTTTSMWGAFFLIMAALIIVSGYTSINAVVKAELFPSEIRALGVGLPYAITVAVFGGTAEYIALWFKKIGSEEYFYWYITGCILFSLVVYIGMKDTKHTSTLDKD comes from the coding sequence ATGAATACGACTCCAATTAATACTGCTCAGAGAATAAAAGCCATTGTTGGCGGATCTATAGGAAATCTTGTTGAATGGTATGACTGGTATGCTTATGCTGCCTTTGCCATCTATTTTTCCAATTCCTTTTTTCCGGATTCTGACCTCAATGCCCAATTGATGAATACTGCCGGAATATTTGCTGTGGGCTTCCTTATGCGTCCTATCGGAGGATGGCTATTTGGAAGTATCGCTGACAAAATCGGTAGAAAAAGAGCAATGACTCTTTCTGTACTGCTTATGTCATTTGGATCCTTACTTATCGCACTTACCCCAACCTATGAAACCATAGGGATCATGGCTCCCATCATGCTTTTAATTGCAAGGTTATTACAGGGATTAAGTGTGGGTGGAGAATATGGTGTTTCAGCCACTTATCTCAGCGAGATGGCAACGGAAGACAGAAGAGGTTTCTATTCGAGTTTTCAATATGTGACACTGATAGGTGGGCAACTTATCGCATTGGGAATTCAGCTGATTTTACAGAAATTATTATTAACAGAAGCTCAACTGGAAGATTGGGGTTGGAGAATTCCTTTCGTCATCGGAGCTATGCTTTCTATTATAGCATTATACCTGCGTGCTAATCTCCATGAAACAGAAGCTTTTGAAAATAAAAAAGAGCTCAACGAAAAGAAAAAAGGAACCATTAAAGAGCTTCTCAACCATCCTAAGGCTTTACTGACTGTGGTAGGTCTTACTTTGGGAGGAACACTTGCGTTCTATACCTATACAACTTATATGCAGAAATTCCTGGTGAACACGGTTCATCTCAGCAAGGAACAATCCACCTTAATTTCTTTTATTTCTCTATTTATATTCGCATGCCTCCAACCTGTATTCGGAGGGCTCTCTGACAGGATCGGAAGACGTCCTTTACTTCTGGGATTCGGAATATTGGGAACGGTTTGTACTGTTCCGCTTCTCACCGCATTAAGCACCACAACTTCGATGTGGGGTGCATTTTTCCTGATCATGGCCGCATTGATCATTGTAAGTGGATATACCTCTATTAATGCGGTTGTAAAAGCAGAACTTTTCCCGTCTGAGATCAGAGCTCTGGGTGTAGGCTTGCCCTATGCTATAACAGTAGCTGTTTTTGGAGGAACTGCAGAATATATTGCACTTTGGTTTAAAAAGATTGGTTCTGAAGAATATTTTTACTGGTATATTACAGGTTGTATCTTATTCTCCCTCGTAGTATATATTGGAATGAAGGATACTAAGCATACTTCAACACTGGATAAAGATTAA
- a CDS encoding alpha/beta fold hydrolase, which produces MKKFTFLLIIMLFFAAVCNIFGQEKTYPFEVKKTGKGKQSLILIPGFASSGDVWNETTAKFEKDFTCYTLTMAGFAGAKPDADASFKDWEKGIAAYIKAYKIEKPVIIGHSMGGGLALAIAADYPELVGKIVIVDTLPCLAAISNPNFTSKENNDCSSTITKFTTMTDEDFRKMQTQSIPRLLADTSMQSTVIDWSMKSDRKTFAKMYCDFYNTDLRETIKNIQCPSLILLESYFVFMKPSIEAQYTNLKNANFQYSTKGLHFIMYDDKEWYFNQLNNFLSSK; this is translated from the coding sequence ATGAAAAAATTTACATTCCTCCTTATCATCATGTTATTTTTTGCAGCAGTATGTAATATATTTGGTCAGGAAAAAACATACCCGTTTGAGGTAAAGAAAACCGGAAAGGGAAAACAGTCTTTAATTCTTATTCCCGGATTTGCTTCTTCAGGAGATGTATGGAATGAAACAACTGCAAAGTTTGAAAAAGATTTTACCTGCTATACGTTAACCATGGCGGGATTTGCAGGAGCAAAACCTGATGCTGATGCCAGCTTCAAGGATTGGGAAAAGGGAATTGCAGCTTATATAAAGGCTTATAAAATTGAAAAACCTGTTATCATTGGACACAGTATGGGAGGCGGTCTTGCGCTGGCCATCGCAGCGGATTATCCGGAGCTGGTAGGCAAAATTGTTATTGTAGATACTTTACCCTGCCTGGCTGCAATCTCTAATCCTAATTTTACGTCCAAAGAAAACAACGATTGCTCATCAACCATTACTAAATTTACAACAATGACCGATGAAGACTTCCGTAAAATGCAGACTCAGTCTATCCCTCGCCTTCTTGCAGATACTTCTATGCAGAGTACCGTCATTGACTGGAGCATGAAATCTGACAGAAAAACATTTGCCAAAATGTACTGCGATTTCTATAATACTGATCTCAGGGAAACCATCAAAAATATACAATGTCCTTCTCTTATTCTTCTGGAATCTTATTTTGTATTTATGAAACCATCAATTGAAGCACAGTATACAAATCTTAAAAACGCCAATTTTCAATATTCCACAAAAGGACTTCATTTCATTATGTATGATGATAAAGAATGGTATTTTAATCAGCTCAATAACTTTTTATCTTCGAAATAA
- a CDS encoding RNA polymerase sigma factor gives MVFEDIYELYWQKIFRLCMGYVNDTDLAQDLAQETFIIVWQQLPKFRNESSIGTWIFRIASNNCLRQIEKEKRFSKTDLPINLEEKKQESMEPQIQMLYQFISELPETDRIIISLELEEVKQAEIAHIVGLSESNIRVKIHRIKEKLTQKFKHNGY, from the coding sequence ATGGTATTTGAGGATATTTACGAACTCTACTGGCAAAAGATATTCCGTTTGTGTATGGGATATGTCAATGATACCGATCTAGCTCAGGATCTAGCTCAGGAAACCTTCATCATCGTATGGCAGCAGCTCCCGAAATTTAGAAATGAATCCAGCATCGGAACATGGATCTTCAGAATCGCTTCCAATAATTGTCTCCGACAGATTGAAAAGGAAAAAAGATTTTCCAAAACAGACCTCCCCATCAATCTGGAAGAAAAAAAACAGGAATCTATGGAGCCTCAGATACAAATGCTGTATCAGTTTATTTCCGAGCTTCCGGAAACGGACAGAATCATTATCTCTCTGGAACTGGAAGAAGTAAAGCAAGCTGAAATAGCACATATTGTAGGACTTTCAGAATCCAATATCCGGGTAAAAATTCATAGGATCAAAGAAAAATTAACACAAAAATTTAAGCACAATGGATACTAA
- a CDS encoding class I SAM-dependent methyltransferase, whose amino-acid sequence MNSSTNKNHWENVYETKNPDQVSWTQEKPQTSLDFIHSFGLGKEAKIIDIGGGDSTLVDFLLEEGYENITVLDISAKALEKAKERLGDQAKKVKWITTDITAFEPAETYDIWHDRAAFHFLTTPEQISAYIDIAEKNINKFLVLGTFSKHGPTQCSGLDIQQYDEASLSEKFIESFDKLQCIMEDHTTPFETTQNFVFCSFKKH is encoded by the coding sequence ATGAATTCTTCCACCAATAAAAACCACTGGGAAAATGTGTATGAAACTAAAAATCCTGACCAGGTAAGCTGGACACAGGAAAAACCTCAAACATCCCTTGATTTTATTCATTCTTTCGGATTGGGAAAAGAAGCTAAAATCATTGACATTGGTGGTGGAGATAGTACTCTGGTTGATTTTCTGCTTGAAGAAGGTTATGAAAATATTACTGTATTGGATATTTCTGCCAAGGCTTTGGAAAAAGCAAAAGAGAGGCTCGGAGACCAGGCAAAGAAGGTAAAATGGATTACTACAGACATTACAGCATTTGAACCTGCTGAAACTTATGATATCTGGCATGACAGAGCGGCCTTCCATTTCTTAACAACTCCGGAGCAGATTTCAGCATATATTGATATTGCAGAGAAAAATATAAATAAATTTTTAGTTCTAGGAACCTTTTCCAAACATGGACCAACTCAATGCAGCGGACTGGATATTCAGCAATATGATGAGGCTTCTCTTTCTGAAAAATTTATAGAAAGTTTCGATAAGCTCCAATGTATTATGGAAGATCATACGACTCCTTTCGAAACCACTCAAAACTTTGTTTTCTGCAGTTTTAAAAAGCACTGA
- a CDS encoding M43 family zinc metalloprotease: MKKLLFLLITTTLSSNFYSQNVEFLECGTDELMRKHYAKFPNEKVQDDTFNLELSKMVKSGKLAAKNGQNQIYEIPIVIHVVGDGSPIGSINNKSDADIIAWVNYTNGVFAGNASSGMAATSSPLPVKFVFAKVDPNCNPTNGINRIDASSLPKYVSGGVNDDNTTNAVPATQITAMGQWDTSKYYNIYVVKKLTSNAGALNGYAYYPGGSNDYSFMATSASAVNAQTLAHEFGHALGLRHTHEGYNATTGDCPANTDCTLNGDLVCDTEPMKSLYHTSVPRNCQTGQINPCTSQLYAGGERNVMAYTFCFRDLFTQGQTDRATAQLLKYRQSLINSPVAASITPNNSVSLTGACTPTTINAPGNYNIGITSVKFGSINNSSNSYKQAINNFYENFTGNYCMGISKTTIPSNTATTIQVAPGLNNSHRIKAYIDYNNDGQFNEITEAILNQTGVTSGSFATASVTPPSDAVLNTPLRMRVIGDLAGITITSCYTPEYGQVEDYSVTIVPQASLSVNDITSKNSSFITKDENSVYVKGESKIASFHIYDASGKLLVNRTDINASEFRFPVNQRSTIIIVNVVLKDGKVLTKKLKF, translated from the coding sequence TTGAAAAAACTATTATTTCTGCTTATTACAACAACTTTATCTTCAAATTTTTATTCACAGAATGTAGAATTTTTAGAATGTGGAACTGACGAATTAATGAGAAAACATTACGCAAAGTTCCCCAATGAAAAGGTTCAGGATGATACCTTCAATCTGGAATTATCAAAAATGGTCAAGAGCGGCAAATTAGCGGCGAAGAATGGTCAAAACCAGATCTATGAAATCCCAATTGTTATACATGTTGTAGGAGATGGAAGCCCAATAGGAAGCATTAATAACAAATCCGATGCTGATATCATTGCCTGGGTAAACTATACCAATGGTGTTTTTGCAGGAAATGCATCCAGTGGAATGGCCGCTACAAGCTCTCCTTTACCTGTAAAATTTGTTTTTGCGAAGGTAGACCCTAATTGCAATCCTACCAATGGTATTAATAGAATTGATGCTTCCAGCCTTCCAAAATACGTAAGTGGCGGAGTAAATGATGACAATACCACCAATGCTGTACCTGCAACACAAATTACGGCAATGGGGCAATGGGACACTAGCAAATACTACAATATCTATGTTGTGAAAAAACTAACATCCAACGCAGGAGCATTAAATGGATATGCTTATTATCCGGGAGGAAGCAACGATTATTCCTTTATGGCCACCAGCGCCTCGGCAGTCAATGCACAAACCCTTGCTCACGAGTTTGGCCATGCTTTAGGCCTAAGACATACCCACGAAGGATATAATGCTACTACAGGAGATTGCCCTGCCAATACAGATTGTACCCTGAATGGTGATTTGGTATGTGATACTGAACCTATGAAAAGTCTTTATCATACCTCTGTTCCTAGAAATTGCCAGACCGGACAAATCAACCCATGTACCAGCCAGCTTTATGCTGGTGGGGAAAGAAATGTAATGGCTTATACCTTTTGCTTCAGAGATTTATTTACTCAGGGACAAACAGATCGTGCAACAGCACAACTTCTGAAGTACAGACAATCATTAATCAACTCTCCGGTTGCTGCAAGTATAACTCCTAATAACAGTGTATCTCTTACTGGCGCATGTACTCCAACAACAATAAATGCTCCTGGAAATTATAACATTGGAATTACTTCAGTAAAGTTTGGGAGCATCAATAACTCTTCCAACAGCTACAAACAGGCAATTAATAACTTCTATGAAAACTTTACCGGCAACTACTGTATGGGAATCAGCAAAACGACAATTCCCAGCAATACAGCCACTACCATCCAGGTTGCTCCGGGACTAAATAACAGTCACAGAATAAAAGCATATATTGATTACAACAATGATGGTCAGTTTAATGAAATTACAGAAGCGATTTTAAATCAAACGGGAGTAACCAGTGGTTCATTTGCGACTGCTTCTGTCACCCCTCCATCAGATGCTGTATTAAATACTCCTTTAAGAATGAGGGTTATCGGTGATTTGGCAGGTATTACCATTACGTCATGCTATACTCCAGAATATGGGCAAGTGGAAGATTATTCCGTAACCATAGTACCGCAGGCTTCATTATCTGTAAATGATATAACTTCAAAAAATAGTTCATTCATCACCAAGGATGAAAATTCAGTATATGTAAAAGGGGAATCAAAAATTGCTTCATTTCATATCTATGATGCATCAGGAAAGCTATTGGTAAACAGAACAGACATCAATGCTTCTGAATTTAGATTTCCTGTCAATCAAAGGAGCACAATCATCATAGTGAATGTTGTTCTAAAAGATGGAAAGGTACTGACTAAAAAATTAAAATTCTAG
- a CDS encoding ABC transporter ATP-binding protein gives MKKQDTWGIVKRLFFIGMKFRSWFILTLIISVILSIVSTYRPYLTMEVVDNDITKLQDKALMMKHIYILVGLVFAETILNFFLVYFSNFISQNVIRDIRERLYSKLIYFKTSFFDKTPIGQLVTRAVGDVETIATVYTDGFLMVFGDILRIVFVLVMMFSTNVHLSYITLAILPLMVMITRFFQKRLKKAFGDERNWTSTQNSFVQERLAGMSIIQVFNRQESEFKKFDDINITLKGALLRTVFIFSLFFPVVELISSLFIGFILFYGGYITISAGVVIAFIQYISMLIRPLRQIADRFNNIQRGIVGAERVLGLMDEDNSMTNTGIVKKDHFAGKIEFQKVHFAYDEKQEVLKGIDFKVNPGETVAIVGATGAGKSTIISLITRLYDINSGNILIDDVDLKDYELYNLRSHIGVVLQDVFLFHGSIFENLAFGDDSITLEKIKAGAKEIEVDQFIEQLPGGYDYVVSERGSSISLGQRQLLSFLRAYLSDPKILILDEATSSIDHESEKLIQRATEKITRNRTSIIIAHRLSTIEKADKIIVMEHGKIVEEGRHLELLDKNGYYATLYKAQLRHEVELEEEKEAK, from the coding sequence ATGAAAAAACAAGATACCTGGGGAATTGTAAAAAGGCTGTTCTTTATTGGAATGAAGTTTCGTTCTTGGTTCATCCTTACTTTAATAATTTCCGTAATACTCTCTATAGTTTCTACTTACAGACCATATCTGACCATGGAAGTGGTGGATAATGACATCACAAAGCTGCAGGATAAAGCTTTGATGATGAAACATATCTATATCCTTGTGGGATTGGTGTTTGCAGAAACCATTTTAAATTTTTTCCTGGTTTATTTTTCAAACTTTATCTCACAGAATGTAATCCGGGATATCAGAGAGCGTTTATATTCTAAACTGATTTATTTCAAAACATCATTCTTTGATAAAACACCGATTGGTCAATTAGTAACCCGTGCGGTAGGAGATGTAGAAACTATAGCAACAGTGTATACAGACGGATTTCTGATGGTTTTCGGAGATATTCTGAGAATTGTATTTGTGTTGGTGATGATGTTCAGTACAAACGTTCATCTGAGTTATATTACGCTTGCTATTCTGCCTTTAATGGTGATGATCACAAGGTTTTTCCAGAAAAGGCTTAAAAAAGCTTTTGGGGACGAAAGAAACTGGACGTCTACACAAAACTCTTTTGTACAGGAAAGGTTGGCAGGAATGTCTATCATTCAGGTATTCAACAGGCAAGAGTCAGAATTTAAAAAATTTGATGATATCAATATTACGCTGAAAGGAGCATTGTTGAGAACTGTTTTCATCTTCTCATTGTTCTTTCCTGTGGTAGAACTTATTTCTTCATTATTTATTGGATTTATCTTGTTTTATGGTGGATATATTACGATCAGTGCCGGGGTAGTGATTGCTTTTATTCAGTATATCTCAATGTTGATTCGTCCTTTAAGACAGATTGCAGACCGATTCAATAATATCCAACGAGGAATTGTAGGGGCAGAAAGAGTACTGGGGTTAATGGATGAAGATAATTCGATGACCAATACAGGGATAGTGAAAAAAGATCACTTTGCCGGTAAAATTGAATTCCAGAAAGTGCACTTTGCCTATGATGAAAAACAGGAAGTACTGAAAGGTATTGATTTTAAGGTGAATCCTGGGGAAACCGTTGCCATTGTAGGCGCAACCGGAGCGGGTAAATCCACCATTATCAGTTTGATTACAAGACTTTATGATATCAATTCAGGAAATATTCTTATCGATGATGTGGATTTAAAAGACTATGAGCTTTATAATCTGAGAAGTCATATCGGAGTAGTATTGCAGGATGTATTTCTTTTTCATGGAAGTATTTTTGAAAACCTTGCGTTTGGAGACGATAGTATCACCCTTGAAAAGATAAAGGCCGGAGCTAAAGAAATTGAAGTAGATCAGTTCATTGAACAGCTTCCGGGCGGCTATGATTATGTTGTAAGTGAAAGAGGGTCATCTATTTCCTTAGGTCAAAGACAATTACTGTCTTTCCTGAGAGCTTATTTATCAGATCCAAAGATCCTGATTCTGGATGAAGCCACTTCTTCCATTGACCATGAAAGTGAAAAACTGATTCAGAGAGCCACGGAAAAAATTACCAGAAACAGAACGTCCATTATTATTGCCCATAGACTTTCCACTATTGAAAAAGCAGATAAAATTATTGTGATGGAGCATGGTAAAATTGTAGAAGAGGGAAGGCATTTGGAACTTTTGGATAAAAACGGATACTACGCTACTTTATACAAGGCACAACTTCGACATGAAGTGGAATTGGAAGAAGAAAAGGAAGCAAAATAA
- the truA gene encoding tRNA pseudouridine(38-40) synthase TruA has translation MRYFIEFSYNGKNYFGYQIQPDAISVQEELEKALSTILREEIKTTGAGRTDTGVHAKKIFAHFDTEQELSDQLPRRLNSFLPPDISIDRIFKVKDDFHARFDATYRTYEYYISLEKNPFTQESAWQHWKRSLDLNKMNEACKILFEYEDFTSFAKLKTDNKTNICKMYIAKWEQNGADLKFTVSANRFLRNMVRAIVGTMVEIGTGKLKPEDLRRVIEDKNRNAAGTSAPAHGLYLVDVGYEF, from the coding sequence TTGAGATACTTTATAGAATTTTCTTACAACGGAAAGAATTATTTTGGCTATCAAATACAGCCGGATGCTATTTCTGTGCAGGAAGAACTGGAAAAAGCACTTTCCACCATTTTAAGAGAAGAGATTAAAACTACCGGTGCCGGAAGAACGGATACTGGTGTTCATGCTAAAAAAATATTTGCACATTTTGATACGGAGCAAGAGCTGAGCGATCAGCTTCCACGAAGACTGAACAGTTTTCTGCCACCTGATATTTCAATTGATAGAATTTTTAAGGTAAAAGATGATTTTCATGCCCGTTTCGACGCAACCTATAGAACCTACGAATATTATATTTCGTTGGAGAAAAATCCGTTTACCCAAGAATCTGCCTGGCAGCATTGGAAGAGATCTTTGGATCTCAATAAAATGAACGAAGCCTGTAAAATTCTTTTTGAATATGAAGATTTTACAAGTTTTGCCAAATTAAAAACCGATAATAAAACGAACATCTGCAAAATGTATATCGCAAAATGGGAACAGAATGGGGCAGATCTGAAATTTACCGTTTCTGCCAACCGCTTCCTGAGGAATATGGTTCGCGCTATTGTAGGAACAATGGTGGAGATTGGTACAGGAAAATTAAAACCGGAAGATCTTCGGAGGGTCATTGAAGATAAAAACCGTAATGCTGCTGGAACCTCTGCTCCTGCCCATGGATTATATCTCGTAGATGTAGGCTATGAATTTTAA